The Candidatus Methylomirabilota bacterium genomic interval GTCAGCCTCGGCTATCTCCTCGAGGGGGATTTCGGGACTCTGTTGCACCTCGGAGATACCGGTCCCACGGAGGCGGTCTGGCACATGGTGAAGGGGATGCCGAATTTACGGGCGGTCATGATCGGGACCAGTTTTCCCAACCGGCTGCAGCACCTGGCCGACCTGAGCGGACATCTCACACCTCAGGGTCTGAAGGGGGAGCTTGCCAAGGGCGATGTGAAGGCGAGCGTCTATGTCTACCACATGAAACCCCCATACGTCTCAGAGATCGCTGAGGAGCTCAAGCAGCTTGTCCCGGAGTGTCATATCTTGGAAGAGGGAAAGGAATACTCGTTCCCGCCGATCCCATAGAGGTCTTCCGGTGCGTGGAGGCCAGCGAGGGGTCACCCTCATAGAGATCCTGATAATCGTCACCCTCTTGGTGGTTATGGCGGGGGTGGCTATGCCCTGGTTCCTCGGGGTCATCGAGTCTTACCGGCTTCGGGTGGCGGCCTGGGAGCTCGCGGGAGACCTGCGCCTGGCCCGCCAGAAGGCGGTCACCACCCAAGTGCGGCACCGCATCTGTCTTTCAGGCTGCGACAGTCCGGTCCCCAAGGGAGGTTATCTCTTGGAGCGAGAAGAGGCACCCTTATGGAAGCTGGATGTGGTGCGGGCCGATCTCCCCGATGGGATAGCGATCAGCGACAATGCGGGGGGCAAGTTCACTTTTGAGGCGAGAGGGGGAGTCAACGGCGGCACCACTACGTTGACCAACGAGACGGGAAGCTTCCAGGTGGTGGCCGCGCCTTCTGGCCGCGTCAGGGTGTGCAAGGTGGGGGACTGTCCATGAGGAATCCGCTTCGCGGCATGGCGGGCCTTACCCTGCCCGAGGTTCTGCTGGCAACCGTCATCATCACGGTGGGGATCCTCGGGGTCGTGGGCCTCTTTCCCACGGCCTTACAGAATATCCAATACGGGGGGCACATGAGCCAGGCCTCCTCCCTGGCCCAGGCAATGATCGAGAGAATTCGAACCGAGCCCTTTGGCACCGTGTTCAAGTATCACGACCTGGACACGCGGAATGAACCACCGAGCGGTCTTCCTGCATCCGTCCTCGCTCACTTCACCCAGTGGACCAACAACATCGCCCCTGCGAGTCCGAGCGGTGCCCTCCCGCAGGGCAGAGGCACCATTGCCGTCGCGACAGTGCCGGGGTTGCCCGACCTCCTGCGGGTCACCGTCACCGTGACGTGGCAGGAGCGGGGGAGCCAAACCATCACCTTCGTGACCTACGTGGCCCGCTATGGCTGGACAGCGAGATCGATCTAAAGGACTGCGAGGCGAGGCGGGGTTTAGCCTTGC includes:
- a CDS encoding GspH/FimT family pseudopilin, with amino-acid sequence MRGGQRGVTLIEILIIVTLLVVMAGVAMPWFLGVIESYRLRVAAWELAGDLRLARQKAVTTQVRHRICLSGCDSPVPKGGYLLEREEAPLWKLDVVRADLPDGIAISDNAGGKFTFEARGGVNGGTTTLTNETGSFQVVAAPSGRVRVCKVGDCP